A DNA window from Parus major isolate Abel chromosome 9, Parus_major1.1, whole genome shotgun sequence contains the following coding sequences:
- the PLSCR1 gene encoding phospholipid scramblase 1 — protein sequence MQGPQPATAPGMPYGSPQQAPGAYQGAGNYGFQAQPMGFPGGFVAPPVQNQPTMDGTIWMPIPPSIPNCPPGLEYLTQIDQILIHQQLELLEIVTDFETNNKYELKNALGQRVYFAAEDTDCLTRNCCGPSRPFTIRITDNLGREVITLHRPLRCSGCCCPCCLQELEVQSPPGTTVGYVVQNWHVCLPKFTIQDEKRKDILKIAGPCVVCRCCEDIHFEVKSLDETCAVGRISKQWTGFVREVFTDTDNFGISFPMDLDVKMKAVMIGACFLIDFMFFEHSGK from the exons ATGCAAG GACCTCAACCTGCCACAGCACCTGGAATGCCCTATGGCTCCCCTCAGCAGGCCCCTGGGGCTTACCAAG GTGCAGGGAACTATGGATTCCAGGCACAGCCCATGGGATTCCCAGGTGGATTTGTTGCTCCACCTGTCCAGAACCAGCCCACCATGGATGGGACAATCTGGATGCCTATCCCTCCTTCTATTCCCAACTGCCCTCCTGGACTGGAGTACCTCACACAG ATTGACCAGATATTAATTCATCAGCAACTTGAACTTCTTGAGA ttGTGACTGACtttgaaacaaacaacaaatacGAACTGAAGAATGCTCTGGGACAAAGGGTGTACTTTGCAGCGGAGGACACTGACTGCCTCACCAGGAATTGCTGTGGGCCGTCGCGGCCCTTCACCATCCGCATTACGGACAACCTAGGCCGCGAGGTGATAACGCTGCACAGGCCTCTGCGCTGCtccggctgctgctgcccctgctgcttGCAGGAG CTGGAAGTCCAGTCTCCTCCAGGAACAACAGTTGGTTATGTTGTCCAGAACTGGCATGTGTGCCTGCCAAAGTTCACCATCCAggatgagaaaagaaaggataTACTGAAAATTGCTGGCCCATGTGTTGTGTGTCGGTGCTGTGAGGACATTCATTTTGAG GTGAAGTCTCTGGATGAGACTTGTGCTGTTGGGAGGATTTCTAAGCAGTGGACTGGATTTGTGCGGGAAGTGTTTACAGACACAGATAACTTTGGAATCTCATTCCCAATGGACCTGGatgtgaaaatgaaagctgtcaTGATTGGTGCTTGCTTCCTTATC GACTTCATGTTTTTTGAACATAGCGGTAAATAA